In Modestobacter versicolor, a single genomic region encodes these proteins:
- the rpsL gene encoding 30S ribosomal protein S12 — protein MPTINQLVRKGREDKVEKTKTPALKGSPQRRGVCTRVYTTTPKKPNSALRKVARVRLTSGIEVTAYIPGVGHNLQEHSMVLVRGGRVKDLPGVRYKIIRGSLDTQGVRGRKQARSRYGAKKEKS, from the coding sequence ATGCCCACGATCAACCAGCTGGTCCGCAAGGGCCGCGAGGACAAGGTCGAGAAGACCAAGACCCCGGCGCTGAAGGGTTCCCCCCAGCGCCGCGGGGTGTGCACTCGCGTGTACACCACGACGCCGAAGAAGCCGAACTCGGCGCTGCGCAAGGTCGCCCGCGTCCGGCTCACCAGCGGCATCGAGGTGACCGCCTACATCCCGGGCGTCGGTCACAACCTGCAGGAGCACTCCATGGTGCTCGTGCGCGGCGGCCGTGTGAAGGACCTCCCCGGCGTGCGCTACAAGATCATCCGCGGTTCGCTGGACACCCAGGGCGTCCGCGGTCGCAAGCAGGCTCGCAGCCGGTACGGCGCGAAGAAGGAGAAGAGCTAA
- the rpsG gene encoding 30S ribosomal protein S7, with product MPRKGPAPKRPLVADPVYQSQLVTQLVNKVLVDGKRSIAEAIVYGALEGVRAKNDTDPVVTLKRALDNVKPALEVRSRRVGGATYQVPIEVRASRSTTLGLRWLIQYSRARREKTMTERLMNELLDASNGLGAAVKRREDTHKMAESNKAFAHYRW from the coding sequence ATGCCGCGCAAGGGCCCCGCGCCGAAGCGTCCGCTCGTCGCCGACCCGGTGTACCAGTCCCAGCTGGTGACCCAGCTGGTGAACAAGGTCCTCGTCGACGGCAAGCGCTCGATCGCCGAGGCGATCGTCTACGGCGCCCTCGAGGGCGTCCGGGCGAAGAACGACACCGACCCGGTCGTCACGCTCAAGCGCGCGCTGGACAACGTGAAGCCGGCCCTCGAGGTCCGCAGCCGCCGCGTGGGTGGTGCGACCTACCAGGTGCCGATCGAGGTCCGCGCCTCCCGCAGCACGACCCTCGGCCTGCGCTGGCTGATCCAGTACAGCCGGGCCCGTCGCGAGAAGACGATGACCGAGCGCCTCATGAACGAGCTGCTGGACGCCAGCAACGGTCTGGGTGCCGCGGTCAAGCGCCGCGAGGACACCCACAAGATGGCCGAGTCGAACAAGGCCTTCGCGCACTACCGCTGGTGA
- the fusA gene encoding elongation factor G: MAQNEAQLAKTRNIGIMAHIDAGKTTTTERILFYTGISYKIGEVHDGAATMDWMEQEQERGITITSAATKCSWNGHDINIIDTPGHVDFTVEVERSLRVLDGAVAVYDGVAGVEPQTEQVWRQAEKYGVPRMCFVNKLDRTGADFFRCVDMMVERLAANPLVLQLPIGAEADFIGVVDLVQMRALTWRGETKMGEDYDIEEIPAELADQAAEYREKLLENIADFDDSLMEDYLGGEEIAVDRLKAAIRKATIAGQVNPVVTGTAFKNKGIQPMLDAVVDYLPSPLDIEAIVGTALDGETEVLRHADENEPFSALAFKIQTDQHLGKLTYIRVYSGKLDAGSPVLNSTKDRKERVGKIYQMHANKREERAGVGAGEIVAVNGMKQTTTGDTLCDPQSPVILESMTFPAPVISVAIEPKTKGDQEKLGTAIQKLAEEDPTFQVRLDEETGQTVISGMGELHLEILVDRMRREFRVEANVGKPQVAYRETIRKRVEKVDYTHKKQTGGSGQFAKVQVTIEPLEVAADGPTYEFENAVTGGRIPREYIPSVDAGMQDAMQYGILAGYPMVGVKATLIDGQYHEVDSSEMAFKIAGSMVFKEAARKASPALLEPLMAVEVVTPEDYMGDVIGDLNSRRGTIQAMEERSGARVVRALVPLSEMFGYVGDLRSRTQGRASYTMVFDSYAEVPANVAKEIIAKATGE, from the coding sequence ATGGCCCAGAACGAGGCCCAACTCGCCAAGACCCGCAACATCGGGATCATGGCGCACATCGACGCCGGCAAGACGACGACGACCGAGCGGATCCTCTTCTACACCGGCATCAGCTACAAGATCGGTGAAGTCCACGACGGCGCGGCCACGATGGACTGGATGGAGCAGGAGCAGGAGCGCGGCATCACCATCACGTCCGCCGCGACCAAGTGCTCCTGGAACGGCCACGACATCAACATCATCGACACCCCCGGGCACGTCGACTTCACCGTCGAGGTGGAGCGGTCGCTGCGGGTGCTCGACGGTGCGGTCGCGGTCTACGACGGCGTCGCCGGTGTCGAGCCGCAGACCGAGCAGGTCTGGCGGCAGGCGGAGAAGTACGGCGTCCCGCGCATGTGCTTCGTCAACAAGCTCGACCGCACCGGCGCGGACTTCTTCCGCTGCGTCGACATGATGGTCGAGCGCCTGGCGGCGAACCCGCTGGTGCTGCAGCTGCCCATCGGTGCCGAGGCCGACTTCATCGGCGTCGTCGACCTGGTCCAGATGCGTGCGCTCACCTGGCGCGGTGAGACCAAGATGGGCGAGGACTACGACATCGAGGAGATCCCGGCCGAGCTCGCCGACCAGGCCGCCGAGTACCGCGAGAAGCTGCTCGAGAACATCGCGGACTTCGACGACTCGCTGATGGAGGACTACCTCGGCGGCGAGGAGATCGCAGTCGACCGCCTCAAGGCGGCCATCCGCAAGGCGACCATCGCCGGTCAGGTCAACCCGGTCGTGACGGGGACGGCGTTCAAGAACAAGGGCATCCAGCCCATGCTCGACGCCGTCGTGGACTACCTGCCCAGCCCGCTGGACATCGAGGCCATCGTCGGCACCGCGCTCGACGGTGAGACCGAGGTCCTGCGGCACGCTGACGAGAACGAGCCGTTCTCCGCGCTGGCCTTCAAGATCCAGACCGACCAGCACCTGGGCAAGCTGACCTACATCCGGGTCTACTCCGGCAAGCTCGACGCGGGCTCCCCGGTGCTGAACAGCACCAAGGACCGCAAGGAGCGGGTCGGCAAGATCTACCAGATGCACGCCAACAAGCGCGAAGAGCGTGCGGGCGTGGGCGCCGGCGAGATCGTGGCCGTCAACGGCATGAAGCAGACGACGACGGGTGACACCCTCTGCGACCCGCAGAGCCCGGTCATCCTCGAGTCGATGACCTTCCCGGCCCCGGTCATCTCGGTCGCCATCGAGCCGAAGACGAAGGGCGACCAGGAGAAGCTGGGCACGGCGATCCAGAAGCTCGCCGAGGAGGACCCGACCTTCCAGGTCCGCCTGGACGAGGAGACCGGCCAGACCGTCATCTCCGGCATGGGCGAGCTCCACCTGGAGATCCTGGTCGACCGGATGCGCCGCGAGTTCCGCGTCGAGGCCAACGTCGGCAAGCCGCAGGTGGCCTACCGCGAGACGATCCGCAAGCGGGTCGAGAAGGTCGACTACACCCACAAGAAGCAGACGGGTGGCTCCGGCCAGTTCGCGAAGGTCCAGGTCACGATCGAGCCCCTCGAGGTCGCGGCCGACGGCCCGACCTACGAGTTCGAGAACGCCGTGACCGGTGGTCGCATCCCGCGGGAGTACATCCCGTCGGTCGACGCCGGCATGCAGGACGCCATGCAGTACGGCATCCTCGCCGGCTACCCGATGGTCGGCGTGAAGGCGACGCTGATCGACGGTCAGTACCACGAGGTCGACTCCTCGGAGATGGCCTTCAAGATCGCCGGCTCGATGGTCTTCAAGGAGGCCGCACGCAAGGCCAGCCCGGCCCTGCTCGAGCCGCTGATGGCCGTCGAGGTCGTCACCCCCGAGGACTACATGGGTGACGTCATCGGCGACCTGAACTCCCGCCGCGGGACCATCCAGGCGATGGAGGAGCGCTCCGGCGCTCGCGTCGTCCGGGCCCTGGTGCCGCTGTCGGAGATGTTCGGCTACGTGGGCGACCTGCGCAGCCGCACCCAGGGACGGGCGAGCTACACCATGGTGTTCGACTCGTACGCCGAGGTCCCGGCCAACGTCGCCAAGGAGATCATCGCCAAGGCGACTGGCGAATAA
- the tuf gene encoding elongation factor Tu, which yields MAKAKFERTKPHVNIGTIGHIDHGKTTLTAAITKVLHDKYPNLNEASAFDQIDKAPEEKARGITISIAHVEYQTENRHYAHVDCPGHADYIKNMITGAAQMDGAILVVAATDGPMPQTKEHVLLARQVGVPYIVVALNKADMVDDEEILELVELEVRELLSEYEFPGDDVPVVRVSALKALEGDAEWGDKLMELMDAVDSAIPEPEREIDKPFLMPVEDVFTITGRGTVVTGRVERGIVKVSEEIEIVGIRPTSSKTTVTGVEMFRKLLDQGQAGDNVGLLLRGIKREDVERGQVVVKPGSITPHTNFEGSVYILSKDEGGRHTPFFNNYRPQFYFRTTDVTGVVTLPAGTEMVMPGDNTEMTVELIQPIAMEEGLRFAIREGGRTVGAGRVVKINK from the coding sequence GTGGCCAAGGCCAAGTTCGAGCGGACCAAGCCGCACGTCAACATCGGCACCATCGGGCACATCGACCACGGCAAGACGACGCTGACCGCGGCGATCACCAAGGTCCTGCACGACAAGTACCCGAACCTCAACGAGGCGTCTGCGTTCGACCAGATCGACAAGGCGCCCGAGGAGAAGGCCCGCGGCATCACGATCTCGATCGCTCACGTCGAGTACCAGACCGAGAACCGCCACTACGCGCACGTCGACTGCCCCGGGCACGCCGACTACATCAAGAACATGATCACCGGTGCCGCGCAGATGGACGGCGCGATCCTGGTGGTCGCCGCGACCGACGGCCCGATGCCGCAGACCAAGGAGCACGTGCTCCTGGCCCGCCAGGTCGGTGTCCCCTACATCGTCGTGGCGCTCAACAAGGCCGACATGGTCGACGACGAGGAGATCCTCGAGCTCGTCGAGCTGGAGGTCCGCGAGCTGCTGTCCGAGTACGAGTTCCCGGGCGACGACGTCCCCGTGGTCCGCGTCTCGGCGCTGAAGGCCCTCGAGGGCGACGCCGAGTGGGGCGACAAGCTCATGGAGCTCATGGACGCCGTCGACTCGGCGATCCCCGAGCCCGAGCGTGAGATCGACAAGCCGTTCCTCATGCCCGTCGAGGACGTCTTCACCATCACCGGTCGCGGCACCGTCGTCACCGGTCGCGTGGAGCGCGGCATCGTCAAGGTCTCCGAGGAGATCGAGATCGTCGGCATCCGCCCGACCTCGTCGAAGACCACGGTCACCGGCGTCGAGATGTTCCGCAAGCTGCTCGACCAGGGCCAGGCCGGTGACAACGTCGGTCTGCTGCTGCGCGGCATCAAGCGCGAGGACGTCGAGCGCGGCCAGGTCGTCGTGAAGCCGGGTTCCATCACCCCGCACACGAACTTCGAGGGCTCGGTCTACATCCTCTCGAAGGACGAGGGCGGCCGGCACACGCCGTTCTTCAACAACTACCGCCCGCAGTTCTACTTCCGCACCACGGACGTCACCGGCGTCGTCACGCTGCCCGCGGGCACCGAGATGGTCATGCCGGGCGACAACACCGAGATGACGGTGGAGCTCATCCAGCCCATCGCCATGGAGGAAGGCCTGCGCTTCGCGATCCGTGAGGGTGGCCGCACCGTCGGCGCCGGCCGGGTCGTCAAGATCAACAAGTGA
- the rpsJ gene encoding 30S ribosomal protein S10 produces MAGQKIRIRLKAYDHEAIDASARRIVDTVTKTGARVVGPVPLPTEKNVYCVIRSPHKYKDSREHFEMRTHKRLIDILDPTPKTVDALMRIDLPASVDVNIQ; encoded by the coding sequence ATGGCGGGACAGAAGATCCGCATCCGGCTGAAGGCCTATGACCACGAGGCGATCGATGCCTCGGCGCGGCGCATCGTGGACACGGTGACCAAGACCGGAGCGCGCGTCGTCGGCCCGGTGCCGCTGCCGACGGAGAAGAACGTCTACTGCGTCATCCGCTCGCCGCACAAGTACAAGGACTCGCGCGAGCACTTCGAGATGCGCACGCACAAGCGGCTCATCGACATCCTCGACCCGACGCCGAAGACGGTCGACGCGCTCATGCGCATCGACCTGCCGGCCTCGGTCGACGTCAACATCCAGTAA